One Halostagnicola kamekurae DNA segment encodes these proteins:
- the phoU gene encoding phosphate signaling complex protein PhoU yields MARNSYQDKLSELREDVCYMGEVVMERLRMGLDALEQKDDELAQELIEGDGEINRMYLDLEQDCIDLLALQQPVASDLRFIAASFKIITDLERVADLAVNLGEYSLEAEQDLFPEVDVQAMGELTLEMVDDAVTAYDDEDTEACYALAARDDELDEFAERASETVVRDLIERELDSPDEVETILQDVSRLLLTIRDLERVGDHAVNIAARTVYMVENDDELIY; encoded by the coding sequence ATGGCCAGAAACTCCTATCAAGATAAGCTCTCGGAACTTCGAGAGGACGTTTGCTACATGGGCGAGGTCGTGATGGAACGACTCCGTATGGGGCTCGACGCCCTCGAGCAGAAAGACGACGAGCTCGCACAGGAACTCATCGAAGGCGACGGGGAGATAAACCGGATGTACCTCGACTTAGAGCAGGACTGTATCGACCTGCTCGCGTTACAACAGCCGGTCGCGAGCGACCTCCGGTTCATCGCGGCGTCGTTCAAGATCATCACGGACCTAGAGCGGGTCGCAGACCTCGCCGTGAACCTCGGCGAGTACAGCCTCGAGGCCGAACAGGACCTCTTTCCGGAGGTCGACGTGCAGGCGATGGGCGAACTGACCCTCGAGATGGTCGACGACGCGGTCACGGCCTATGACGACGAGGACACCGAGGCGTGTTACGCCCTCGCCGCTCGAGATGACGAACTGGACGAGTTCGCCGAACGGGCGAGCGAAACCGTCGTCCGCGACCTAATCGAACGCGAACTCGACTCGCCCGACGAAGTCGAGACGATCCTACAGGACGTGTCCCGGCTTCTCCTGACGATCCGAGACCTAGAGCGCGTCGGCGATCACGCGGTCAACATCGCCGCGCGAACGGTCTACATGGTCGAGAACGACGACGAACTCATCTACTGA